Sequence from the Cucumis sativus cultivar 9930 chromosome 1, Cucumber_9930_V3, whole genome shotgun sequence genome:
GaaactttgtttcttgtttatgttactttttttcttgctTTCCTTTAACCCCCTGCTTGTGTTTTTTACTTAGCTTTTTGAGCGCTGGAATGATTATATATGGGGTATAAGTTTcattgttatatttctttatctcttcttttctttaactGTTTTGCTTGTTAGAATCATTGTGACCATCAATTGGAGAAGGTACAATACTTGTACATATCCTTTGCACATATGGATTGTGGTATGTGtccaagtttttaaaaaagtgataCAATTCTTAAGTTATATTTACGATTGCTTGCTTCTGATGGCTATGTATATCACTTTCTTCATTCAGGTTGATTATACCTCTGTGTTTGCTTTTCGCCTTTTGTTGTTCATAGATAATGCACTTTCAGCTGGAATGGGATTGTAAGGCTTTCTCCATTTATCTCTATATAGATAATGCACTTGTGGTAGAGGCACTTAAATTCTTCTGTTTACagtatattttagattcttAAGGGTTGTCTTATTCTTACtgttgaatttaaattgcGTTAGAGATTTTGGATGGCAGCAGCGGTATGCTCGGTTTTGTGGAAGAGTCGTGGTTCTTTCTATCTTGTCTCTATTGCTCTACCCGTTTCTATGTGCGTGGACTGTGATTGGTACCCTGTGGTTTAGAGATGCTAAAGACTGTGTAAGCTATATTTCCCTTAGTTAACATTGGCCAAATCATCTATTTACAAGCTTTGATTATTTAGTTTGTGTTATTGATGCAAGCAGTTACCTGAAGAGGGACAGAAATGGGGTTTCCTTATTTGGTTGCTTTTCAGCTACTGTGCCCTCCTTTGCATTGCCTGCATGTCAGTTGGAAAGGTTATACATTTTCTGTGTACTTCTCCATTCTCTTGCTTAAATCTTGCCTGTTTGTTACTTCAGTGAATTTTAAGCAAGTTTAGGCTCTTAATTGAGGGCCTGAGGCGCATATTATGTTACAGAGCTATTCCTTAAAGTCTGTTTCTAACTTGATCTTTTCTGTTAACCACATACTTAGTGTTTCAAATTATTCTTGTTTGATACTAACCGCTTTTCTTGTCGGTTCTTAATCCGTCTTATGTGCAGTGGTTAGTGCGTAGACAAGCACACTTGTTCCGTGCCCAACAAGGCATACCGGTATCAGAATATGGAGTAAgctttaaactttttggtgTTAAACCAAGGAATAATAGTTGTTTTTGTCCAACAAGGCATATATCTTcttgttttgcttttttcGGCATTGCTatacactttattttataaaatgccCTACCTTCAAAAGTGCAAAATTTCTTTGATTTGGGATCATAtgctctttttctttacaagTGTATCAGTTTATAACCATCAAACATTGAATTGACTAGAATTTTTCTGCATACAGGTTCTAGTTGATATGATTAGAGTTCCTGATTGGGCATATGAAGCTGCAGGACTGGAAACACGAGCCATTGGCCAAGATGCTACTGGGTATCATCCCGGACTGTTCTTAACCTCAGCTCAGGTAAATGTCTGAAGCGTAAATCGGTGCATATGGAAATCTTTTGCCTTCAGCTATGGATCTGTTGTAATAACATGTATTCAAGTAATTTCACTTGTCTATTGACTTCTGTAACCTTTGTTTTGCAAACGGGATGTTAAGGTCCTGTAGCATATTACACTCGCAAGTTCAAGATTAATGTGGGAGGAAATCTGGATGGAACTTCTTTACCTTAAGAATGTGTACTGGAAAATCTGTAGGATTGCTCTTTCTTTGCTTATTATGAAGCagtggtttgttttattgtaGTCAATAGTCGTTGgcacaaaattttaagaaacgGGCGACTTTTGTGCAGCGGGAAGCTGTGGAAGCTCTCATCCAGGAACTTCCAAAGTTTAGGCTGAAGGCTGTC
This genomic interval carries:
- the LOC101222360 gene encoding E3 ubiquitin-protein ligase SIS3 isoform X2; this translates as MAIRGVDFKWYDGFFLSMLATNNALSAGMGLDFGWQQRYARFCGRVVVLSILSLLLYPFLCAWTVIGTLWFRDAKDCLPEEGQKWGFLIWLLFSYCALLCIACMSVGKWLVRRQAHLFRAQQGIPVSEYGVLVDMIRVPDWAYEAAGLETRAIGQDATGYHPGLFLTSAQREAVEALIQELPKFRLKAVPTDCSECPICLEEFHVGNEVRGMPCAHNFHVECIDEWLRLNVKCPRCRSSVFPNLDLSALSNLHSDTEQTSHNAFVTTQPSSLSRSTPTHAAHTENSLQTDTALDALENGNSPMPSASPH
- the LOC101222360 gene encoding E3 ubiquitin-protein ligase SIS3 isoform X3; amino-acid sequence: MTASCCYLDNALSAGMGLDFGWQQRYARFCGRVVVLSILSLLLYPFLCAWTVIGTLWFRDAKDCLPEEGQKWGFLIWLLFSYCALLCIACMSVGKWLVRRQAHLFRAQQGIPVSEYGVLVDMIRVPDWAYEAAGLETRAIGQDATGYHPGLFLTSAQREAVEALIQELPKFRLKAVPTDCSECPICLEEFHVGNEVRGMPCAHNFHVECIDEWLRLNVKCPRCRSSVFPNLDLSALSNLHSDTEQTSHNAFVTTQPSSLSRSTPTHAAHTENSLQTDTALDALENGNSPMPSASPH
- the LOC101222360 gene encoding E3 ubiquitin-protein ligase SIS3 isoform X4 — its product is MHFQLEWDYFGWQQRYARFCGRVVVLSILSLLLYPFLCAWTVIGTLWFRDAKDCLPEEGQKWGFLIWLLFSYCALLCIACMSVGKWLVRRQAHLFRAQQGIPVSEYGVLVDMIRVPDWAYEAAGLETRAIGQDATGYHPGLFLTSAQREAVEALIQELPKFRLKAVPTDCSECPICLEEFHVGNEVRGMPCAHNFHVECIDEWLRLNVKCPRCRSSVFPNLDLSALSNLHSDTEQTSHNAFVTTQPSSLSRSTPTHAAHTENSLQTDTALDALENGNSPMPSASPH
- the LOC101222360 gene encoding E3 ubiquitin-protein ligase SIS3 isoform X1, with the translated sequence MAIRGVDFKWYDGFFLSMLATSIIIVTINWRRYNTCTYPLHIWIVVDYTSVFAFRLLLFIDNALSAGMGLDFGWQQRYARFCGRVVVLSILSLLLYPFLCAWTVIGTLWFRDAKDCLPEEGQKWGFLIWLLFSYCALLCIACMSVGKWLVRRQAHLFRAQQGIPVSEYGVLVDMIRVPDWAYEAAGLETRAIGQDATGYHPGLFLTSAQREAVEALIQELPKFRLKAVPTDCSECPICLEEFHVGNEVRGMPCAHNFHVECIDEWLRLNVKCPRCRSSVFPNLDLSALSNLHSDTEQTSHNAFVTTQPSSLSRSTPTHAAHTENSLQTDTALDALENGNSPMPSASPH